A window of Macrotis lagotis isolate mMagLag1 chromosome X, bilby.v1.9.chrom.fasta, whole genome shotgun sequence contains these coding sequences:
- the CENPH gene encoding centromere protein H, translating to MEGVKIELEMKTLALKRVQVAHALQKRVEKNNSESESIMAILKNILTLNCSILKAQQQTRDLEEKMLEIKKKRLMLKNTGRKKLLEIQTENKKRKDDLNLLKNSASITNMKKNLQKEIDTTTIIQNVFQHIVMAAKIDWAADPTLKAIILQLEKNFNYI from the exons atggaaggagtGAAGATTGAGTTAGAAATGAAAACTCTAGCTTTAAAAAG GGTCCAGGTTGCACATGCCCTTCAGAAAAGAGTGGAAAAAAACAACAGTGAATCTGA ATCAATCATGGcaattttgaaaaacattttaactCTTAATTGTTCAATACTGAAAGCACAACAG caAACCcgggatctggaggagaaaatgctTGAAATTAAGAAGAAGAGATTAA tgCTCAAAAATACCGGGAgaaaaaagctacttgaaatacAGACTGAGAATAAAAAGCGAAAAGATGACTTAAACCTCCTGAAAAATAGTGCCTCAATAACCAACATGAAGAAAAACCTACAAAAGGAAATAGACACAACTACCATTATTCAAAATGTTTTTCAG cACATCGTTATGGCAGCAAAGATCGACTGGGCAGCAGATCCAACCTTGAAGGCCATTATTTTACAGcttgagaaaaattttaattatatttga
- the CCNB1 gene encoding G2/mitotic-specific cyclin-B1 isoform X3 — protein MALRVTRNMKINAENKLKGGNVPVAKRVPASTAASKPGLRPRTALGDIGNKVCEQQQAPPSKISLKKEAKAPVAKVVAKKAPKPVEKMPVPEPVKEEKLTPEPNKVDSPSPMETSGCAPAEEFLCQAFSDVILAVKDVDAEDTADPNLCSEYVKDIYCYLRQLEEEQSIKPKYLVGQEVTGNMRAILIDWLVQVQMKFRLLQETMYMTVAIIDRFMQDNSVPKKLLQLVGVTAMFIASKYEEMYPPEIGDFAFVTDHTYSKHQIRQMEMKILKALDFSLGRPLPLHFLRRASKVGEVDIEQHTLAKYLMELTMVDYDMVHFPPSQIAASAFCLALKVLDNGEWTPTLQHYMSYTEDALLPVMQHMAKNVILVNRGLTKHMF, from the exons ATGGCGCTCCGCGTTACCAGG AACATGAAGATAAATGCTGAGAATAAACTGAAGGGTGGTAATGTCCCAGTTGCCAAAAGGGTGCCGGCATCCACCGCCGCCTCCAAGCCCGGGCTGAGGCCTAGAACGGCCCTGGGTGACATTGGCAACAAAGTGTGTGAGCAGCAGCAGGCACCTCCTTCCAAAATATCACTGAAAAAG GAAGCCAAAGCTCCCGTAGCAAAAGTAGTGGCTAAAAAAGCCCCCAAACCAGTAGAAAAGATGCCTGTGCCTGAGCCTGTTAAGGAAGAGAAATTAACTCCTGAGCCTAATAAG GTGGATTCTCCATCCCCAATGGAAACATCTGGGTGTGCACCTGCAGAAGAGTTTCTGTGCCAAGCTTTTTCTGATGTCATACTCGCAGTGAAAGATGTTGATGCAGAGGATACAGCTGATCCAAATCTTTGTAGTGAATATGTGAAAGATATTTATTGTTATCTTAGACAACTTGAG GAAGAGCAGTCAATTAAACCAAAATACCTTGTGGGTCAAGAAGTCACTGGAAACATGAGAGCCATCCTAATTGACTGGTTGGTACAAGTGCAAATGAAGTTCAGGTTGCTACAGGAGACTATGTACATGACTGTGGCCATTATTGACCGATTTATGCAG GATAATAGTGTGCCTAAGAAACTGCTGCAGCTGGTGGGTGTTACTGCCATGTTCATTGCCAGCAAATATGAAGAGATGTACCCACCTGAAATTGGGGACTTTGCCTTTGTAACTGACCACACATACAGTAAGCACCAGATTCGGCAGATGGAAATGAAGATTTTAAAAGCTTTAGATTTCAGTCTGGGTCGTCCTTTACCCTTGCACTTTTTACGCCGAGCATCTAAGGTTGGAGAG GTTGACATTGAACAGCACACCTTAGCCAAATACCTGATGGAACTCACAATGGTGGATTATGATATGGTCCACTTCCCTCCTTCCCAGATTGCAGCAAGTGCATTTTGCTTGGCATTGAAGGTCCTTGATAATGGTGAATGG ACTCCAACTCTGCAACACTACATGTCTTATACGGAGGATGCCCTTCTTCCTGTAATGCAGCATATGGCTAAGAATGTGATCCTAGTGAACCGGGGGCTTACAAAGCACATG ttctga
- the CCNB1 gene encoding G2/mitotic-specific cyclin-B1 isoform X1 codes for MALRVTRNMKINAENKLKGGNVPVAKRVPASTAASKPGLRPRTALGDIGNKVCEQQQAPPSKISLKKEAKAPVAKVVAKKAPKPVEKMPVPEPVKEEKLTPEPNKVDSPSPMETSGCAPAEEFLCQAFSDVILAVKDVDAEDTADPNLCSEYVKDIYCYLRQLEEEQSIKPKYLVGQEVTGNMRAILIDWLVQVQMKFRLLQETMYMTVAIIDRFMQDNSVPKKLLQLVGVTAMFIASKYEEMYPPEIGDFAFVTDHTYSKHQIRQMEMKILKALDFSLGRPLPLHFLRRASKVGEVDIEQHTLAKYLMELTMVDYDMVHFPPSQIAASAFCLALKVLDNGEWTPTLQHYMSYTEDALLPVMQHMAKNVILVNRGLTKHMAIKNKYASTKHAKISTIAQLNSVVIQDLARPLTKV; via the exons ATGGCGCTCCGCGTTACCAGG AACATGAAGATAAATGCTGAGAATAAACTGAAGGGTGGTAATGTCCCAGTTGCCAAAAGGGTGCCGGCATCCACCGCCGCCTCCAAGCCCGGGCTGAGGCCTAGAACGGCCCTGGGTGACATTGGCAACAAAGTGTGTGAGCAGCAGCAGGCACCTCCTTCCAAAATATCACTGAAAAAG GAAGCCAAAGCTCCCGTAGCAAAAGTAGTGGCTAAAAAAGCCCCCAAACCAGTAGAAAAGATGCCTGTGCCTGAGCCTGTTAAGGAAGAGAAATTAACTCCTGAGCCTAATAAG GTGGATTCTCCATCCCCAATGGAAACATCTGGGTGTGCACCTGCAGAAGAGTTTCTGTGCCAAGCTTTTTCTGATGTCATACTCGCAGTGAAAGATGTTGATGCAGAGGATACAGCTGATCCAAATCTTTGTAGTGAATATGTGAAAGATATTTATTGTTATCTTAGACAACTTGAG GAAGAGCAGTCAATTAAACCAAAATACCTTGTGGGTCAAGAAGTCACTGGAAACATGAGAGCCATCCTAATTGACTGGTTGGTACAAGTGCAAATGAAGTTCAGGTTGCTACAGGAGACTATGTACATGACTGTGGCCATTATTGACCGATTTATGCAG GATAATAGTGTGCCTAAGAAACTGCTGCAGCTGGTGGGTGTTACTGCCATGTTCATTGCCAGCAAATATGAAGAGATGTACCCACCTGAAATTGGGGACTTTGCCTTTGTAACTGACCACACATACAGTAAGCACCAGATTCGGCAGATGGAAATGAAGATTTTAAAAGCTTTAGATTTCAGTCTGGGTCGTCCTTTACCCTTGCACTTTTTACGCCGAGCATCTAAGGTTGGAGAG GTTGACATTGAACAGCACACCTTAGCCAAATACCTGATGGAACTCACAATGGTGGATTATGATATGGTCCACTTCCCTCCTTCCCAGATTGCAGCAAGTGCATTTTGCTTGGCATTGAAGGTCCTTGATAATGGTGAATGG ACTCCAACTCTGCAACACTACATGTCTTATACGGAGGATGCCCTTCTTCCTGTAATGCAGCATATGGCTAAGAATGTGATCCTAGTGAACCGGGGGCTTACAAAGCACATG gcTATCAAGAATAAGTATGCCAGCACTAAGCATGCAAAGATCAGCACTATTGCACAACTGAATTCTGTAGTAATTCAGGATCTAGCCAGGCCACTCACAAAAGTGTAA
- the CCNB1 gene encoding G2/mitotic-specific cyclin-B1 isoform X2, with translation MGNMKINAENKLKGGNVPVAKRVPASTAASKPGLRPRTALGDIGNKVCEQQQAPPSKISLKKEAKAPVAKVVAKKAPKPVEKMPVPEPVKEEKLTPEPNKVDSPSPMETSGCAPAEEFLCQAFSDVILAVKDVDAEDTADPNLCSEYVKDIYCYLRQLEEEQSIKPKYLVGQEVTGNMRAILIDWLVQVQMKFRLLQETMYMTVAIIDRFMQDNSVPKKLLQLVGVTAMFIASKYEEMYPPEIGDFAFVTDHTYSKHQIRQMEMKILKALDFSLGRPLPLHFLRRASKVGEVDIEQHTLAKYLMELTMVDYDMVHFPPSQIAASAFCLALKVLDNGEWTPTLQHYMSYTEDALLPVMQHMAKNVILVNRGLTKHMAIKNKYASTKHAKISTIAQLNSVVIQDLARPLTKV, from the exons ATGGGG AACATGAAGATAAATGCTGAGAATAAACTGAAGGGTGGTAATGTCCCAGTTGCCAAAAGGGTGCCGGCATCCACCGCCGCCTCCAAGCCCGGGCTGAGGCCTAGAACGGCCCTGGGTGACATTGGCAACAAAGTGTGTGAGCAGCAGCAGGCACCTCCTTCCAAAATATCACTGAAAAAG GAAGCCAAAGCTCCCGTAGCAAAAGTAGTGGCTAAAAAAGCCCCCAAACCAGTAGAAAAGATGCCTGTGCCTGAGCCTGTTAAGGAAGAGAAATTAACTCCTGAGCCTAATAAG GTGGATTCTCCATCCCCAATGGAAACATCTGGGTGTGCACCTGCAGAAGAGTTTCTGTGCCAAGCTTTTTCTGATGTCATACTCGCAGTGAAAGATGTTGATGCAGAGGATACAGCTGATCCAAATCTTTGTAGTGAATATGTGAAAGATATTTATTGTTATCTTAGACAACTTGAG GAAGAGCAGTCAATTAAACCAAAATACCTTGTGGGTCAAGAAGTCACTGGAAACATGAGAGCCATCCTAATTGACTGGTTGGTACAAGTGCAAATGAAGTTCAGGTTGCTACAGGAGACTATGTACATGACTGTGGCCATTATTGACCGATTTATGCAG GATAATAGTGTGCCTAAGAAACTGCTGCAGCTGGTGGGTGTTACTGCCATGTTCATTGCCAGCAAATATGAAGAGATGTACCCACCTGAAATTGGGGACTTTGCCTTTGTAACTGACCACACATACAGTAAGCACCAGATTCGGCAGATGGAAATGAAGATTTTAAAAGCTTTAGATTTCAGTCTGGGTCGTCCTTTACCCTTGCACTTTTTACGCCGAGCATCTAAGGTTGGAGAG GTTGACATTGAACAGCACACCTTAGCCAAATACCTGATGGAACTCACAATGGTGGATTATGATATGGTCCACTTCCCTCCTTCCCAGATTGCAGCAAGTGCATTTTGCTTGGCATTGAAGGTCCTTGATAATGGTGAATGG ACTCCAACTCTGCAACACTACATGTCTTATACGGAGGATGCCCTTCTTCCTGTAATGCAGCATATGGCTAAGAATGTGATCCTAGTGAACCGGGGGCTTACAAAGCACATG gcTATCAAGAATAAGTATGCCAGCACTAAGCATGCAAAGATCAGCACTATTGCACAACTGAATTCTGTAGTAATTCAGGATCTAGCCAGGCCACTCACAAAAGTGTAA